The following are from one region of the Quercus robur chromosome 1, dhQueRobu3.1, whole genome shotgun sequence genome:
- the LOC126733275 gene encoding LOB domain-containing protein 1-like codes for MECSDTNTNSTTSSTPLSSSPSSSSSPSSSPPPTPPIVISPCAACKILRRRCAEKCVLAPYFPPTEPAKFTIAHRVFGASNIIKFLQELPESQRADAVSSMVYEAGARIRDPVYGCAGAICQLQKQVNELQAQLAKAQAELVNMQCQQANLVALICMEMSQSPQATVQQSLESNFIPSTPNNYQNNPCFLNEDNNPCLLWDHPVWT; via the exons ATGGAGTGCAGTGACACAAACACTAACTCTACCACTTCTTCAACCCCACTCTCAAGTTCTCCTTCATCAtcctcctctccttcttcttctcctcctccaaCTCCACCTATTGTGATAAGCCCTTGCGCGGCTTGCAAGATTTTGAGGCGAAGATGTGCAGAGAAATGCGTGTTGGCCCCCTACTTCCCTCCTACTGAGCCAGCCAAGTTTACCATTGCTCATAGAGTGTTTGGTGCTAGCAACATCATCAAGTTCTTACAg GAACTCCCAGAATCCCAGAGGGCTGATGCAGTGAGCAGCATGGTTTATGAAGCCGGTGCAAGGATCAGAGACCCAGTTTATGGGTGTGCAGGGGCAATTTGTCAgcttcaaaaacaagttaacgAGCTCCAGGCACAATTAGCCAAAGCACAAGCTGAGCTTGTCAACATGCAATGCCAGCAAGCCAACCTTGTAGCCTTAATTTGCATGGAAATGTCACAGTCTCCACAGGCAACGGTTCAACAATCACTTGAGAGTAATTTCATCCCCAGCACTCCTAACAACTACCAGAACAATCCATGCTTCCTTAATGAGGATAACAACCCATGCTTATTGTGGGACCATCCTGTTTGGACATGA